One window from the genome of Microaerobacter geothermalis encodes:
- a CDS encoding Gfo/Idh/MocA family protein yields the protein MKPLKIGVVGVGSMGANHCRVLQMLKSADFVGVYDINQMKCEQIAAKHQVQPFLSYEDLLKAVDAVIVAAPSLTHYVLTEQAILRGKHVLVEKPFVPSLEEAKQLIHLMEKKQVILQVGHIERFNPAVQLLSEVLHPQKMISLEARRLGAPQRNMDVDVILDLMIHDIDIILHLVKSKIKRMSAAGVSLFHERQLDIASALLSFENGMIANLVASRISQEKIRTLEITESERYIKTNYLTRELYVYRKTNSLLTENSSYHQESIVEKILVPYVEPLFAEVEHFIQSAQTHQPPKAGPHEAMKALEAALKIKECIRTN from the coding sequence ATGAAACCACTTAAAATAGGAGTTGTTGGGGTTGGCAGTATGGGGGCGAATCACTGCCGGGTTTTACAAATGTTAAAGTCAGCTGATTTTGTTGGTGTATATGATATCAATCAGATGAAATGTGAACAAATTGCTGCAAAGCATCAGGTTCAACCATTTTTATCTTATGAGGATCTGTTAAAAGCAGTTGATGCCGTGATTGTGGCTGCACCATCATTAACCCATTATGTTTTAACAGAGCAGGCAATTCTCAGGGGAAAGCACGTCCTTGTTGAAAAGCCGTTTGTACCATCATTGGAAGAAGCCAAACAACTCATTCATTTAATGGAAAAAAAACAAGTCATTTTACAGGTTGGACATATAGAAAGATTTAATCCGGCTGTGCAACTATTATCTGAGGTGCTGCATCCCCAAAAAATGATCTCTCTCGAGGCAAGGCGCCTGGGAGCTCCCCAGAGAAACATGGATGTTGATGTGATTCTTGATTTGATGATCCATGACATTGATATTATTTTGCATTTGGTAAAAAGTAAGATAAAAAGAATGTCTGCGGCTGGTGTATCGCTTTTCCATGAAAGACAGTTAGACATTGCTTCTGCTTTGCTTTCTTTTGAGAATGGGATGATCGCCAACCTGGTGGCCAGCCGGATTTCTCAAGAGAAAATAAGAACATTGGAAATTACCGAATCAGAGAGGTATATAAAAACCAATTATTTAACAAGGGAATTGTATGTGTATCGAAAAACCAATTCATTATTAACGGAAAATTCATCTTATCATCAGGAAAGCATTGTTGAAAAAATACTGGTTCCTTATGTTGAGCCTCTGTTTGCTGAAGTAGAGCATTTTATTCAGTCTGCCCAAACCCATCAACCCCCTAAAGCAGGACCCCATGAGGCAATGAAAGCATTGGAAGCAGCTTTAAAAATTAAAGAGTGCATAAGAACAAACTAA
- a CDS encoding DegT/DnrJ/EryC1/StrS family aminotransferase has protein sequence MIPLIDLKKEYEELKKQIEAAIKGVLESGSFILGEKGKELEKAIANLIGTSYAIGVGNGTDALLLSLEALGIGPGDEIITTPYSFFATAEVIARVGATPVFVDIDPETYNINPDLIEEKISKNTRAIIVVHLFGQAAEMKPIMDIANSYRLQVIEDACQAMGAAYQGKPVGSYGEIACFSFFPSKNLGAYGDGGMVVTNDEALYEKISALRNHGSYKKYVHTCIGLNSRLDEIQAAILQVKMEKLPQWNQKRREIAARYSKNLANLVHTPIIAEGREHIFHQYCIETEFRDELAEFLYQQGIATAIYYPIPLHLQQAFCHLGYRTGDFPAAEQTAKRILALPIYPMLAESQQERVITSIQQYLGGKNETT, from the coding sequence ATGATACCTCTTATTGATTTAAAGAAAGAATATGAAGAACTAAAGAAGCAAATTGAAGCGGCAATTAAAGGAGTATTAGAAAGCGGTTCATTTATTCTGGGAGAGAAAGGGAAGGAACTTGAAAAAGCGATAGCCAACTTGATTGGAACTTCCTATGCCATCGGTGTTGGAAACGGAACTGATGCTCTCTTGCTTTCTTTAGAAGCACTAGGTATTGGTCCCGGAGATGAAATCATCACGACTCCGTATTCCTTTTTTGCCACGGCGGAGGTGATTGCCCGGGTAGGAGCCACGCCTGTTTTTGTCGATATCGATCCGGAAACCTATAATATAAATCCTGACTTGATTGAAGAAAAAATATCGAAAAACACAAGGGCAATCATTGTTGTTCATTTGTTTGGTCAGGCGGCAGAGATGAAGCCGATTATGGATATTGCCAACAGCTACCGATTACAGGTGATTGAAGATGCCTGCCAAGCTATGGGTGCAGCTTATCAGGGAAAGCCCGTCGGTTCCTATGGTGAAATCGCCTGTTTTTCTTTTTTTCCGTCGAAAAACCTGGGAGCATATGGGGATGGGGGAATGGTGGTTACCAACGATGAAGCTCTGTATGAAAAGATATCTGCTCTACGAAATCATGGAAGCTATAAAAAATATGTTCATACTTGTATTGGTTTAAACAGCCGTTTGGATGAGATCCAGGCAGCCATATTGCAAGTAAAGATGGAGAAACTCCCCCAATGGAATCAAAAGCGAAGAGAAATTGCCGCCAGGTATTCAAAAAATTTGGCAAACTTGGTTCATACGCCGATTATTGCAGAAGGAAGGGAACATATTTTTCACCAATATTGTATTGAAACGGAATTTAGGGATGAACTGGCGGAGTTTCTTTATCAACAAGGGATTGCAACAGCGATTTATTACCCTATCCCCCTTCATCTGCAGCAGGCTTTTTGTCATCTTGGTTATAGGACAGGAGATTTTCCTGCAGCTGAACAAACGGCAAAACGAATTCTGGCTCTGCCCATCTATCCAATGTTAGCTGAATCTCAACAGGAACGCGTAATTACCTCCATTCAACAATATTTGGGTGGTAAAAATGAAACCACTTAA
- a CDS encoding acyltransferase — protein sequence MIHGSVHLPSSSHIGEYVVIEEGVKLGEHVTIGHHTVILRGTQVGDHVSIGSHSVLGIQPKGNKQMRKSQSSVSKHLMIQSNSQIGNHVTIYSGTVIDEEVFIADQASIRENVFIGKRTVIGRGAMIELNTTIGAYCTIQTLAYVTGDTILEDHVFLGPCVSMSNDKYMGAEAYTLKGPHIREGAKIGNNASLLPGITIGKHAVVGAGSVVTKHVPNFQTVAGVPAREIKKRGNNDDQECKP from the coding sequence ATGATTCACGGATCGGTTCACCTTCCTTCAAGCAGTCATATCGGGGAGTATGTCGTCATTGAGGAAGGCGTAAAATTGGGGGAACATGTGACGATTGGCCATCATACCGTCATATTAAGGGGTACACAAGTTGGTGATCATGTCTCCATTGGTTCACACTCTGTCCTTGGTATTCAGCCAAAGGGTAACAAGCAAATGCGAAAATCCCAATCCTCCGTTTCAAAACATTTGATGATTCAATCCAACAGTCAAATTGGAAACCATGTTACCATATATTCCGGAACAGTTATTGATGAAGAGGTATTTATCGCAGATCAGGCGAGTATCCGGGAAAATGTTTTTATTGGAAAAAGGACGGTTATCGGCAGGGGAGCGATGATTGAACTTAATACTACGATCGGAGCATATTGTACCATTCAGACACTGGCTTACGTAACAGGGGATACGATCTTAGAAGATCATGTTTTCTTAGGGCCTTGTGTTTCCATGTCCAATGACAAATATATGGGAGCCGAAGCTTACACATTGAAAGGACCTCATATCCGGGAAGGAGCAAAAATAGGGAATAATGCCAGCTTACTGCCGGGAATTACTATTGGAAAGCATGCGGTAGTCGGAGCCGGTTCAGTGGTGACCAAACATGTTCCTAACTTTCAAACCGTGGCGGGCGTCCCTGCCAGAGAGATAAAGAAAAGGGGAAACAACGATGATCAGGAGTGTAAACCATGA
- a CDS encoding DUF6385 domain-containing protein, producing the protein MNKHLPKLFHVAQDIQQVVKTIYINQNRPSHARVRTIENDHFLSRHSTMKQSKIKKVSVKGSAIKKMKVKESKINHLTVEDFFADKISADKIKGEKLYVEKLEISKNDPLNIRPLESYKDSLLIYGRTKDGELKPVKVDEEGKLYVTGEFSITISPVEYLEEAYPDLTADCVIKSIPFLDMSLTQVGSFAVINHGPSTVVAQVEISPDKISYQTDTPSEEIEAGRMKVLVAPTFLKYARISYKTTLPGTLSKITIYFQGQGAKVV; encoded by the coding sequence ATGAATAAGCACCTGCCAAAACTTTTTCATGTCGCTCAAGATATCCAGCAGGTTGTAAAAACGATCTATATCAATCAAAATCGTCCCTCCCATGCCCGGGTAAGGACCATAGAGAATGATCATTTTTTGAGCAGACACAGCACCATGAAACAATCGAAAATAAAGAAGGTTTCTGTAAAAGGATCCGCAATAAAAAAGATGAAGGTGAAAGAATCCAAGATTAATCATTTAACCGTCGAAGATTTTTTCGCCGATAAAATTTCCGCAGACAAGATAAAAGGAGAAAAACTATATGTAGAAAAATTGGAAATCAGTAAAAATGATCCCCTCAATATTCGACCTTTGGAATCTTATAAGGATAGTCTTTTAATATATGGAAGAACAAAAGACGGCGAGCTGAAGCCTGTTAAAGTAGATGAAGAAGGAAAATTATATGTCACAGGTGAATTTTCCATTACCATTTCCCCAGTTGAATATCTTGAAGAGGCGTATCCTGATTTAACGGCTGATTGCGTGATAAAATCTATCCCTTTCTTGGATATGTCCCTTACTCAGGTAGGAAGTTTTGCCGTGATAAACCACGGGCCTTCCACTGTGGTTGCCCAAGTAGAGATTTCTCCCGATAAAATCAGCTATCAAACCGATACTCCATCTGAAGAAATCGAAGCAGGGAGAATGAAAGTTCTGGTGGCACCAACATTTTTGAAATATGCCAGGATATCCTATAAAACGACTTTGCCCGGAACATTAAGTAAAATCACCATTTACTTTCAGGGACAGGGAGCGAAGGTGGTGTAA
- a CDS encoding glycosyltransferase family 2 protein: MNVSIIIPTHHSPGYLELTLASFVIQKFPSGKIEILVIDDSPCQDVFSILIKQSPPLNIRYFWTGGNKGTCIARNLGIKEARGELIIFCDDDMIVPPHFIEGHVSLHQRFSESYPYIVTGSCFRRLIFSHLFPGLTPFQQKCLKELETAKELTTFEIIPSTLTPLLSQHDILENTPLFNQLIYDQKKVNKIWQEAFLKHGYRLDYRFGAPWILFLPGNLSVQRKHLLENGLFDENLTGYGARDMELGYRLYKNGAVFEFSPHLVSLHQEHPRDLKKMKSEDKANMKSIAEKYQAIEFYLFPYRFRWGLSFFGTVIYQFYAYLKTNPNSLFAAHFLEMAKLHFTKYISHLESHAPSIWTERNGLKDELSLLSKNDAFTALYLAYLQLKGG, encoded by the coding sequence ATGAATGTCAGCATTATCATTCCCACCCATCATTCCCCCGGTTATCTTGAACTTACCCTCGCTTCATTTGTTATCCAAAAATTCCCTAGCGGAAAAATTGAGATTTTGGTCATTGATGACAGCCCCTGCCAAGATGTTTTCTCCATTTTAATCAAACAATCTCCTCCCCTTAACATCCGTTACTTTTGGACAGGGGGGAACAAAGGAACCTGTATCGCAAGAAATTTGGGGATTAAAGAAGCAAGGGGAGAACTGATCATTTTTTGCGATGATGACATGATCGTTCCTCCCCACTTTATTGAGGGTCATGTATCCCTACATCAAAGATTTAGTGAAAGTTATCCTTATATTGTGACAGGTTCCTGTTTTAGGAGACTGATCTTCTCTCATCTGTTTCCCGGTTTGACTCCTTTTCAGCAAAAGTGTCTGAAAGAACTGGAAACTGCTAAAGAGCTGACGACCTTTGAAATCATCCCGTCTACTCTGACACCACTTTTATCACAACATGATATTTTGGAAAACACCCCTCTCTTTAACCAGCTCATCTACGATCAAAAGAAAGTGAATAAAATCTGGCAAGAGGCTTTTCTCAAACATGGCTATCGCCTTGACTATCGATTTGGTGCTCCATGGATACTTTTCCTTCCTGGAAATCTGTCGGTACAAAGGAAGCACCTATTAGAAAACGGTTTATTTGATGAAAACTTGACTGGTTACGGTGCCAGAGACATGGAATTGGGATATCGGTTGTACAAGAATGGTGCGGTTTTTGAATTTTCTCCACATTTGGTTTCTCTGCATCAGGAGCACCCCAGAGATCTGAAAAAAATGAAATCAGAAGATAAAGCCAACATGAAATCGATTGCTGAAAAATATCAGGCCATAGAATTTTACTTATTTCCCTATCGTTTTCGCTGGGGATTAAGCTTTTTTGGAACGGTCATTTACCAATTCTATGCCTATCTTAAGACAAACCCTAATTCTTTGTTCGCTGCCCATTTTCTCGAAATGGCAAAATTACACTTTACAAAATATATCTCTCATCTTGAATCACATGCCCCTTCTATTTGGACAGAACGGAATGGACTCAAGGATGAATTGTCCCTTCTCTCAAAAAATGACGCTTTTACAGCCTTGTATCTAGCCTATCTTCAACTGAAAGGGGGATAA
- a CDS encoding glycosyltransferase family 4 protein encodes MKIYYVGFSSSLSMYQHFNFSVINTFQRLKIPIECLPPCDWSNNMNQSLEAVERAASEADDIWFISYAQNPVIDVIKDKPGKKVTHLHSSSLFPYEPSSKYQPKCKILEIERLKFYDLIFVTSEWVKENLLTTYPSLADKVKVTGIPLSKSFLSPYIKIKKQPNLVVFIDKFDDEHNQMIEIELGRRLVEKGYEVVHLSEYSIEQLSTFSKYNKGLINIAQHLGMTFMECPSPKIFYENLAKAAFLCSATLTYTINLNHLSSLYLGVLPIWPNRGSFKEILTEEDLYPPYNLEKMMDKILHPVRREADLSYHSAKRVISRYLEQIQSLS; translated from the coding sequence ATGAAAATCTATTATGTTGGTTTTTCTTCGTCATTATCCATGTACCAGCATTTTAATTTTTCCGTTATCAATACCTTTCAGCGTCTGAAAATACCCATTGAATGCCTTCCTCCTTGCGATTGGAGCAACAACATGAATCAATCCTTGGAAGCCGTTGAAAGAGCAGCTTCCGAAGCTGATGATATCTGGTTTATTTCCTATGCTCAAAATCCTGTGATCGATGTAATCAAGGACAAACCTGGTAAAAAAGTAACCCACCTTCACTCTTCCTCCCTTTTTCCTTATGAACCTTCTTCGAAATATCAGCCAAAATGCAAAATATTGGAAATTGAAAGACTAAAGTTTTATGACCTTATATTTGTCACCAGCGAGTGGGTAAAAGAAAATTTGTTAACGACTTACCCCAGTTTGGCAGATAAAGTGAAAGTAACCGGAATACCCCTGTCAAAATCCTTTCTAAGCCCATATATAAAAATAAAAAAACAACCCAATCTTGTCGTATTTATCGATAAGTTCGACGATGAACATAATCAAATGATTGAAATAGAATTGGGACGAAGATTGGTTGAAAAGGGATATGAGGTGGTTCACTTAAGTGAATATTCCATAGAGCAATTGTCCACTTTTTCAAAATACAATAAAGGATTAATCAATATCGCACAGCATTTGGGAATGACATTCATGGAGTGCCCTTCTCCAAAAATATTTTATGAAAACCTGGCAAAAGCCGCTTTTCTATGTTCTGCAACTTTAACGTATACCATCAATCTCAATCATTTATCCAGCCTTTATTTAGGTGTACTACCAATCTGGCCCAACCGGGGAAGCTTTAAAGAGATCCTCACCGAAGAAGACCTGTATCCACCCTACAATCTGGAAAAAATGATGGATAAAATATTGCATCCGGTCCGCCGGGAAGCTGATCTCTCATACCATTCTGCCAAACGCGTAATATCCCGCTATTTGGAACAGATACAATCATTATCTTAG
- a CDS encoding glycosyltransferase family protein: protein MLYFCGYEDTENSWQKNFNTAFLSELDRLKIPYKRLPNRDWTTKVTKDWEEAILSIESKDTDIWFIAWAKNPIMHKLKEKSGKKYTRIAGLGANPYEQAVLTANQGNFPKVKEHEKKMFSLFDGIFMNSYWSMKLAKEAYPHLVDKFIYSGQPTDFSDLEEEKKKRRYIPKLIILNSRFIIERLPLIEIELAKRLIREGFRIWHLQSDDKIMNERLGIAHLVKLAEESGIEFIHTSTKKEYFQLLSKGQFLLSTSISEMMPVSACEAIYMGLIPIVPDFGPFKEIVHPNNRYPQYDLEAAVQLLKKEPHENHDISDHMKENSVWRMLTYMNGVAPTSAEEK, encoded by the coding sequence ATGTTGTATTTTTGTGGATACGAAGATACAGAAAACAGTTGGCAAAAAAATTTTAATACTGCCTTTTTAAGCGAGCTGGATCGTTTAAAAATCCCCTATAAACGGCTGCCAAACCGTGACTGGACAACCAAAGTGACAAAAGATTGGGAAGAAGCCATTCTTTCCATCGAATCAAAGGACACGGATATCTGGTTTATCGCCTGGGCTAAGAATCCGATCATGCATAAGCTAAAAGAGAAGTCAGGAAAAAAATATACCCGCATTGCCGGATTAGGAGCAAACCCCTATGAACAAGCGGTACTTACAGCGAACCAGGGCAATTTCCCAAAGGTAAAGGAACATGAAAAAAAAATGTTTTCCTTATTTGACGGGATATTTATGAACTCCTACTGGAGCATGAAACTTGCCAAAGAGGCTTATCCCCATTTAGTCGATAAATTTATTTATTCAGGGCAGCCTACGGATTTTAGCGACTTGGAAGAGGAGAAGAAAAAACGAAGATATATTCCAAAGTTAATTATTCTTAATTCACGCTTCATTATTGAAAGATTGCCTCTTATAGAAATAGAATTGGCCAAACGTTTGATCCGCGAAGGGTTCAGAATCTGGCATCTTCAAAGTGATGATAAAATCATGAATGAACGATTGGGCATTGCTCATTTGGTTAAACTTGCCGAAGAGAGTGGAATTGAGTTTATCCACACATCAACAAAGAAGGAATATTTTCAATTGCTATCCAAGGGTCAATTTCTTCTTTCCACTTCCATCTCTGAAATGATGCCGGTATCTGCCTGTGAAGCCATTTATATGGGGCTGATTCCGATTGTTCCTGACTTTGGTCCCTTCAAGGAAATTGTTCATCCAAATAATCGGTACCCCCAATACGATCTGGAGGCTGCTGTTCAGTTGTTAAAAAAGGAACCTCATGAAAACCACGATATATCTGATCATATGAAAGAAAACTCAGTTTGGCGTATGTTAACCTATATGAATGGAGTAGCTCCCACTTCTGCAGAAGAAAAGTGA
- a CDS encoding glycosyltransferase: protein MNLDVMKMIYYLGYTYAMDWRTNFNDSILSELRRRKIPHQVLPNSDWSKKLSPDEEDFILSISSRDEDIWFIAWVYHPIMKKLQFKKGKKVSRIAGLACNPFEKAFIYGFDIKDALKGEEYFFSLYDVILFNSHYGLEMAAKQYPRLSHKFFYVGRPTDFERLSPYKAETKKEKTIAINHRFSIEKMAIIELELSKQLIDKGYTVYHFMGPEQKSDSAIFQTLIDMAEKNGVQFLVTTKKEDYYRLLSQCSMVVSTSMSDMLPMSMFEAIYLGLIPIAPNHLSFTEFIHKDNLYEPFDLKQIIGIIEKSPLRDHPVFTHDKRVVMDKILSVLMEG from the coding sequence GTGAATCTGGATGTGATGAAAATGATTTACTATCTTGGCTATACCTATGCCATGGACTGGCGAACCAATTTTAATGATTCCATTTTATCCGAGCTGAGACGCAGAAAGATTCCCCATCAGGTACTGCCGAACAGTGATTGGTCAAAGAAGCTGTCTCCCGATGAAGAAGATTTTATCTTGAGCATCAGTTCCAGAGACGAAGACATCTGGTTTATTGCATGGGTATATCACCCCATTATGAAAAAGCTGCAATTTAAAAAGGGAAAGAAGGTTTCAAGAATCGCCGGTTTAGCCTGCAACCCTTTTGAAAAAGCTTTTATCTATGGATTTGATATAAAAGATGCCCTTAAGGGGGAAGAATATTTTTTTTCTTTATATGATGTCATTCTCTTCAATTCCCATTATGGTCTTGAAATGGCAGCAAAACAATATCCCCGCTTATCTCACAAATTCTTCTATGTAGGAAGACCTACTGATTTTGAACGGTTATCACCCTACAAGGCAGAAACAAAAAAGGAAAAAACCATCGCCATTAACCACCGTTTTTCCATTGAAAAAATGGCGATCATTGAATTGGAATTAAGCAAGCAGCTAATCGACAAGGGTTACACAGTCTATCATTTTATGGGACCTGAGCAAAAAAGTGACTCTGCCATTTTTCAGACATTAATCGACATGGCGGAAAAAAACGGGGTTCAATTTTTGGTGACAACGAAAAAAGAAGATTACTACCGGCTGCTCTCCCAATGTTCAATGGTTGTCAGCACATCCATGTCTGACATGCTGCCCATGTCCATGTTTGAGGCGATTTATCTTGGTTTGATTCCCATCGCTCCCAATCATTTGTCCTTTACTGAGTTTATTCACAAAGATAATTTATATGAACCTTTCGACTTAAAACAAATCATTGGGATTATAGAAAAATCTCCCCTGAGGGACCATCCAGTATTTACACATGATAAAAGGGTCGTCATGGATAAGATCCTTTCCGTCCTAATGGAGGGATAA
- a CDS encoding glycosyltransferase, whose translation MFHYIGYPEKAEQTWAYQFNETILKELKSLDVPFTSWPNGRWREEQANELKHTEAKETDVWFVAHPFHPAMRWIQSKKGIKMTRIAGTAANPYEIGVIYNQTNQKLEESHLSKFDLILTHSKWAHCLVISAYPNLAGRFALVGRPTDFSALTKYKNIPKQKNWIAFSQRFSYDKLFVIEMETTRRLREKGFQIFHLISDQMYHSLHPSLLKWAKLHHIQFLVNKNRDEYLTRLSQAEILITTSISDMLPMSLFEAIYLDVIPVAPQMMCFPEFIHPDNLYPPFDIDFMIKLAEKKPIRHHPISFHEKKAVIQRILHELEKRFGIKTSRR comes from the coding sequence TTGTTTCATTATATCGGATATCCTGAAAAAGCCGAACAAACCTGGGCCTATCAATTTAACGAAACTATTTTGAAAGAATTAAAGTCTTTGGACGTTCCGTTTACAAGTTGGCCAAACGGAAGATGGAGAGAAGAACAGGCAAACGAACTGAAACATACGGAAGCAAAGGAAACAGATGTATGGTTTGTTGCCCATCCGTTCCACCCGGCAATGAGATGGATTCAATCCAAAAAAGGGATCAAAATGACCAGAATCGCCGGAACAGCAGCAAATCCCTATGAAATAGGAGTAATCTATAATCAGACGAATCAGAAATTGGAAGAATCCCATTTATCCAAATTTGATCTGATCCTTACTCATTCCAAGTGGGCTCATTGCCTTGTCATCTCTGCTTATCCAAATCTGGCAGGTCGGTTTGCCCTTGTCGGCAGACCCACGGACTTCTCAGCACTAACAAAATATAAAAACATCCCCAAACAAAAAAATTGGATTGCGTTTAGCCAGCGCTTCTCCTATGACAAATTGTTTGTCATTGAAATGGAGACAACAAGAAGATTAAGGGAGAAGGGGTTTCAAATATTTCATTTAATTTCCGATCAAATGTACCATTCCCTTCATCCTTCCCTTTTGAAATGGGCCAAGTTGCATCATATTCAATTTCTCGTCAACAAAAACAGAGACGAATATTTGACCAGATTGTCACAAGCAGAAATTCTCATCACCACTTCCATTTCTGATATGCTGCCCATGTCTCTGTTTGAAGCGATTTATCTTGATGTGATTCCCGTCGCTCCTCAAATGATGTGTTTTCCTGAATTTATTCATCCCGATAATTTGTATCCGCCCTTTGATATCGATTTCATGATCAAACTGGCGGAAAAAAAACCAATCAGGCATCACCCCATCTCGTTTCATGAAAAGAAAGCTGTAATTCAGCGCATTTTACATGAATTAGAGAAAAGATTTGGCATAAAAACATCAAGAAGGTGA
- a CDS encoding NAD-dependent epimerase/dehydratase family protein, which translates to MKVLITGGAGFIGSNIATLLLSEEIEVIVIDNLSTGKRENIPAGASFYQRDIVYDDLSDIFTKHVPDILIHTAAQVSVQVSLSDPFFDAKENILGSIRILEMCRKYVVKKFIYSSSSAVYGDIGTQSADENFPPNPPNFYGVSKFVTEYYIRSYSSLFHIPYVILRYSNVYGPNQDETTEGGGVISIFANHFAKGTRPIIYGNGETKRDFIFVKDVAAANLAALHFSGSDVFNISSNTSTSLIELINRLNKISKKQIEPIYLPKRKGDLPFSCLLNEKAKKLLNWKPSFSLDEGLLITYLSKEGGKT; encoded by the coding sequence ATGAAAGTCCTGATAACTGGCGGGGCCGGTTTTATCGGATCAAATATAGCAACTCTGTTATTATCTGAAGAAATTGAAGTGATTGTTATCGATAACCTTTCTACCGGGAAGCGAGAGAACATACCGGCAGGTGCTTCTTTCTATCAAAGGGATATTGTCTATGACGATTTGTCAGATATTTTTACAAAACATGTTCCGGACATACTTATTCATACGGCAGCACAGGTAAGCGTACAGGTTTCCCTAAGCGATCCCTTTTTTGATGCCAAAGAAAATATATTAGGGTCGATACGTATCTTGGAAATGTGCCGAAAATATGTAGTAAAGAAATTCATCTACTCTTCTTCCTCTGCTGTATACGGGGATATAGGAACACAATCCGCTGATGAAAACTTTCCTCCCAACCCTCCCAATTTTTACGGAGTTTCTAAATTTGTTACAGAGTATTATATCCGCTCTTATTCTTCCCTTTTCCATATCCCTTATGTGATCCTCCGTTACTCTAACGTTTATGGGCCAAACCAGGATGAAACTACAGAAGGTGGAGGGGTTATCTCCATTTTTGCTAATCATTTTGCCAAAGGTACCAGACCCATCATCTACGGGAATGGGGAAACAAAAAGGGATTTCATTTTTGTAAAAGACGTGGCAGCTGCCAATTTGGCGGCTCTTCACTTTTCTGGCAGCGATGTCTTTAATATCAGTTCCAACACGTCCACTTCTTTAATAGAGCTCATTAACAGATTGAACAAGATATCAAAGAAACAAATTGAACCTATCTACTTGCCCAAAAGAAAGGGAGATTTGCCATTTAGCTGCCTTCTCAATGAAAAAGCAAAGAAACTTTTAAATTGGAAACCCTCTTTTTCCCTAGATGAAGGACTGCTCATTACCTATTTAAGTAAGGAGGGTGGGAAAACATGA
- a CDS encoding glycoside hydrolase family protein — MNIPSADVNFAKHFSVHPMGNPLFSIPRYQAKGIVHPDVLPMEEKNFLMVYTPYPPEEKENPCLVYSSDLIHWRDESVSNPLLTPDSNVWWKNWHLADPDLLFVPEHKRWYLFFQPRSRQGTKDPYGKDVSRQCFIAVAVSNDGILFDDSSDNPILISSFPHEGIEVRGPSVLWNSREQQFEMYYDSRDLHSGRYVINRAISRGGINWNKDIRNPLISFPDKDIWHPCVRFFSDSYWMYVPVGRVKSQSNYGDIWLFTSKDGVAWKSQGIVICHSLFPWMARTAYRSSFILLEDRIHLFVSGFDKQGIGHIGYFISAKKGKAVDFAFGGKVIL; from the coding sequence ATGAATATTCCTTCTGCTGATGTAAATTTTGCGAAACATTTTTCCGTTCACCCTATGGGAAACCCTCTCTTTTCCATTCCCAGATATCAGGCAAAGGGAATCGTTCATCCCGATGTTCTCCCAATGGAAGAAAAAAACTTTCTTATGGTTTATACCCCCTATCCTCCGGAAGAAAAAGAAAATCCTTGTTTGGTCTATTCTTCGGATCTCATCCATTGGAGGGATGAATCGGTGTCAAATCCATTGCTTACTCCTGATTCAAATGTATGGTGGAAGAATTGGCATCTGGCGGATCCGGATCTGCTGTTTGTCCCAGAACATAAACGCTGGTACCTTTTTTTTCAACCCCGCAGCCGTCAGGGGACCAAGGATCCCTATGGAAAGGATGTTTCCAGGCAATGCTTCATAGCAGTTGCTGTTTCAAACGATGGGATCCTTTTTGATGACTCCTCTGACAATCCCATATTAATCAGTTCCTTTCCCCATGAAGGGATAGAAGTAAGAGGTCCCTCGGTGTTGTGGAACTCAAGGGAACAGCAGTTTGAAATGTATTATGACAGCCGGGATCTCCACTCAGGAAGATATGTAATAAACCGGGCCATATCGAGAGGGGGAATTAACTGGAACAAAGATATCCGCAATCCACTCATTTCATTTCCTGACAAAGATATATGGCATCCATGTGTCCGTTTCTTCTCGGATTCCTACTGGATGTACGTCCCTGTTGGGCGTGTAAAATCCCAATCCAATTATGGAGACATTTGGCTGTTCACCTCCAAGGATGGAGTTGCATGGAAAAGTCAAGGCATCGTCATCTGCCATTCTTTGTTCCCATGGATGGCTCGAACCGCTTATCGTTCTTCATTTATACTGTTGGAGGATCGAATCCATCTGTTTGTTTCCGGTTTCGACAAACAGGGAATCGGCCATATCGGATACTTTATCTCAGCCAAAAAAGGCAAAGCCGTTGACTTTGCCTTCGGTGGAAAAGTGATTCTTTGA